In the genome of Ensifer adhaerens, one region contains:
- a CDS encoding DNA-binding transcriptional regulator, MarR family: protein MTATRQFPWDHPRFKSWISVARACQVMNQVLAREIASLDIKPPHLDILVNLYRFEGLTQQDLARKLLVGRSNMSMLLPQMEKRGLITRRGDDSDRRVLRLYLTEDGRALAEKAMDIQTKVIDRMMETSTLDECMSVANVMERLTAALLLRDGR, encoded by the coding sequence ATGACCGCGACGCGCCAATTTCCCTGGGATCATCCCCGTTTCAAGAGCTGGATTTCGGTCGCCCGCGCCTGTCAGGTGATGAACCAGGTTCTGGCGCGCGAAATCGCCAGCCTCGACATCAAGCCGCCGCATCTCGACATCCTCGTCAATCTCTATCGCTTCGAGGGGCTGACGCAGCAGGATCTCGCACGCAAGCTGCTGGTCGGCCGCTCCAACATGTCGATGCTATTGCCGCAGATGGAAAAACGCGGACTGATCACCCGTCGCGGCGATGACAGCGATCGGCGCGTGCTACGCCTCTATCTGACCGAAGACGGCCGGGCGCTCGCGGAAAAGGCGATGGACATCCAGACAAAGGTCATCGACCGCATGATGGAAACCTCGACGCTGGACGAATGCATGTCGGTCGCCAACGTCATGGAACGGCTGACCGCCGCGCTGCTGCTGCGCGACGGCCGCTGA
- a CDS encoding Esterase/lipase: MDAGRLKMMGRGINLVGLVSPSLAGHLAFSLFTRTRNPEPQTAKEKQLFAESAPRMSQARRETVEIDGRPVAVHVFPPIGPGNGRRLMFTHGWGSRIALTQGLVTGLREAGFSVHAIDLPGHGDSPGTSLHAGRAIATLSAVWDRHGPFDAMIGHSFGGFMTVLAAHGALDGRALSPPRIVIVAAPADVRRVLRYFSRGLGLSDRASAALTRQLERATGRPAEASFAPQYLAASGVPTLVLHAPEDKEVGADAARAYAEAGPHVTLTWLEGLGHRRIVNSPEAIEAITKFLG; the protein is encoded by the coding sequence ATGGACGCGGGCAGGCTGAAGATGATGGGACGGGGGATCAACCTCGTGGGACTGGTGTCGCCAAGCCTCGCCGGTCATCTGGCCTTCTCGCTCTTCACGCGGACCCGCAATCCCGAGCCGCAGACGGCGAAGGAAAAGCAACTCTTTGCTGAATCGGCGCCGCGAATGTCACAAGCGCGGCGCGAGACCGTTGAGATCGACGGTCGGCCGGTCGCGGTGCATGTATTTCCGCCGATCGGACCCGGCAATGGCCGGCGGCTCATGTTCACGCATGGCTGGGGCTCGCGCATTGCGTTGACGCAAGGCTTGGTCACGGGGCTGCGCGAAGCCGGTTTTTCCGTTCATGCCATCGATCTTCCGGGCCATGGCGACAGTCCCGGCACCTCGCTGCACGCGGGCAGGGCCATTGCCACTCTTTCGGCCGTTTGGGACCGGCATGGACCATTCGATGCCATGATCGGCCATTCCTTCGGCGGGTTCATGACCGTGCTGGCTGCGCATGGCGCGCTGGATGGGAGGGCGCTTTCGCCGCCGCGCATCGTGATCGTTGCCGCTCCGGCGGATGTGCGCCGGGTGCTGCGCTATTTCTCCAGGGGGCTTGGGCTCAGCGACCGGGCATCGGCGGCGCTGACCCGCCAGCTTGAGCGTGCGACGGGACGACCTGCGGAGGCCTCGTTCGCGCCTCAATACCTGGCGGCGAGCGGCGTTCCCACCCTCGTGCTCCATGCGCCGGAGGACAAGGAAGTAGGCGCGGATGCGGCGCGGGCCTATGCTGAAGCCGGGCCACACGTGACGCTGACCTGGCTGGAGGGGCTCGGCCATCGCCGCATTGTCAATTCACCGGAAGCGATCGAAGCCATCACGAAATTTCTCGGGTAA
- a CDS encoding methyl-accepting chemotaxis protein, which produces MKRLKLSLHRPSLRTGLIAAIGSLAVVSGVIAAGAVMSMKSMDTRFELLATTAMSGISMSKDIDLAAVKLREAYGQHLLAADKPAKAEVEKTIAAINDKLAATLKAYAAIVGEGSDKAALTELDKQLTAYNKMGKTLLFYSTQGKEQNARAYLASMGGIGNTLSKITGEIVADGEKAAEKSGQGARADTARMILIAEILAGFSLLVALGAGIFVVRGIALPIGRITKSMRDLAAGDTASTIPFAGRGDEIGAMAGAVEVFRQAAITNKALEREAEEARERAEAERLEAERQAEANAAERLRIATSGLASALDRLAQGDLGFQIEEAFAPDFERLRHDFNKSVRQLSETLAEISNAVGAVESGSHEIASGANDLSRRTEQQAASLEETAAALDEITVNVSNSARRTEEARTIAGRANQSALTSSKVVADAEDAMRRIEESSKQISNIIGVIDEIAFQTNLLALNAGVEAARAGDAGKGFAVVAQEVRELAGRSANAAKEIKALIKNSGSEVDAGVKLVRETGSALKEIGGFIVDINGHMEAIAQSAKEQSTGLAEVNGAVNQMDQTTQQNAAMVEESTAASAALANEAQTLRSLISKFSFGDMPVSASPSAMLRQTAAAMAAPVRSAAPRAAAAPARVARAGSSAAPAAQAGWEEF; this is translated from the coding sequence ATGAAGCGCCTGAAATTGTCTCTCCATCGCCCGAGCCTGCGGACCGGGCTGATCGCCGCGATCGGGAGTCTTGCTGTCGTGTCCGGCGTGATTGCCGCCGGCGCCGTCATGTCCATGAAGAGCATGGACACGCGCTTCGAGCTTCTGGCCACGACCGCCATGTCCGGCATCTCCATGTCGAAGGATATCGATCTGGCGGCGGTCAAGCTGCGAGAGGCCTATGGTCAGCATCTGCTGGCGGCCGACAAGCCCGCCAAGGCTGAAGTCGAGAAGACGATTGCCGCAATCAACGACAAGCTCGCGGCGACGCTCAAGGCCTATGCCGCGATTGTCGGCGAGGGGAGCGACAAGGCCGCATTGACCGAACTCGACAAACAGCTCACCGCCTATAACAAGATGGGCAAGACGCTGCTGTTCTATTCGACGCAGGGCAAGGAACAGAATGCCCGCGCCTATCTTGCCTCGATGGGCGGGATCGGCAACACGCTGTCGAAGATCACGGGCGAAATCGTCGCCGATGGCGAGAAGGCGGCCGAGAAGAGCGGTCAGGGTGCGCGTGCGGATACGGCCCGGATGATCCTGATTGCCGAAATCCTCGCTGGATTCTCGCTGCTCGTGGCGCTGGGCGCCGGTATCTTCGTGGTGCGCGGCATCGCGCTGCCGATTGGCCGCATCACCAAGTCGATGCGCGATCTGGCCGCGGGCGATACCGCCTCCACCATTCCCTTTGCCGGCCGTGGTGACGAGATTGGCGCGATGGCCGGCGCCGTCGAAGTCTTCCGCCAGGCGGCGATCACCAACAAGGCGCTGGAGCGTGAGGCCGAGGAGGCGCGTGAGCGAGCCGAGGCCGAACGGCTTGAGGCTGAGCGCCAGGCCGAGGCGAATGCCGCCGAGCGGCTGCGTATTGCGACCTCTGGCTTGGCTTCCGCGCTCGACCGGCTCGCCCAGGGCGATCTCGGTTTCCAGATCGAGGAGGCCTTCGCGCCCGATTTCGAGCGGCTGCGTCACGATTTCAACAAGTCCGTCCGGCAGCTCTCCGAGACGCTGGCCGAGATTTCCAACGCCGTCGGCGCCGTCGAGAGCGGCAGTCATGAAATTGCCTCCGGCGCCAACGACCTGTCGCGCCGCACCGAGCAGCAGGCCGCCTCGCTGGAGGAGACTGCTGCGGCGCTTGACGAGATCACCGTCAATGTCAGCAATTCCGCCCGCCGCACCGAGGAGGCGCGCACCATTGCCGGGCGCGCCAACCAGTCGGCGCTAACCTCCAGCAAGGTCGTGGCAGACGCCGAGGACGCCATGCGCCGCATCGAGGAATCCTCGAAGCAGATCTCCAACATCATCGGCGTCATCGACGAGATCGCCTTCCAGACCAATCTTCTGGCGCTGAATGCCGGGGTCGAGGCCGCCCGCGCAGGCGATGCCGGCAAGGGCTTCGCGGTCGTGGCACAGGAAGTGCGCGAGCTGGCCGGCCGCTCGGCCAATGCGGCCAAGGAAATCAAGGCGCTGATCAAGAATTCCGGATCGGAAGTCGACGCCGGCGTCAAGCTGGTGCGCGAGACCGGCTCGGCGCTGAAGGAGATCGGCGGCTTCATCGTCGACATCAACGGCCATATGGAAGCGATCGCCCAATCGGCCAAGGAGCAGTCGACGGGGCTGGCCGAGGTCAACGGCGCCGTCAACCAGATGGACCAGACGACGCAGCAGAACGCCGCGATGGTGGAGGAATCCACCGCCGCTTCCGCCGCGCTCGCCAACGAGGCCCAGACACTCCGCTCGCTCATCTCCAAGTTCTCCTTCGGCGATATGCCGGTTTCGGCATCACCCTCTGCCATGCTGCGCCAGACGGCGGCTGCCATGGCCGCTCCCGTCCGCTCTGCCGCACCCCGTGCTGCGGCTGCTCCGGCTCGCGTGGCCCGCGCCGGGTCTTCCGCGGCACCGGCTGCGCAAGCGGGCTGGGAAGAGTTCTGA
- a CDS encoding Very-short-patch-repair endonuclease (manually curated): protein MRQRQPPRHRTFARTMRRDATPAEAKLWQAIRAGQLEGFKFKRQVPLDGYILDFVCFEARLIIELDGSQHAENLRDQVRDRHFEALGFRTIRFWNDEVLKHCDEACRMVLMELRDTGEG, encoded by the coding sequence ATGCGCCAGCGTCAACCACCCCGCCACCGCACCTTCGCCCGCACCATGCGCCGCGACGCCACGCCGGCGGAGGCGAAGCTGTGGCAGGCGATACGGGCGGGGCAGCTGGAGGGCTTCAAGTTCAAGCGTCAGGTGCCGCTCGACGGCTACATTCTTGACTTCGTCTGTTTCGAGGCGCGGCTGATCATCGAGCTTGATGGCAGCCAGCATGCGGAAAACCTCCGGGATCAGGTGCGCGACCGGCATTTCGAGGCGCTGGGGTTCCGGACGATACGGTTCTGGAATGACGAGGTGCTGAAGCACTGCGATGAGGCGTGCCGGATGGTGCTGATGGAATTGAGGGATACGGGGGAAGGCTGA
- a CDS encoding ribonucleoside-diphosphate reductase class II, whose product MRIERRFTKEGQSAYAEIPFRQATSEIRNPDGSIVFRAADIDVPAQFSQVATDVLAQKYFRKAGVPARLKKVEENNVPSWLWRSVADEKALKALPEGERYGAETDARQVFDRLAGTWTYWGWKGKYFTSEEDALAFRDELAYMLATQRVAPNSPQWFNTGLHWAYGIDGPGQGHFYVDPFTGKLTQSKSAYEHPQPHACFIQSVEDDLVNEGGIMDLWVREARLFKYGSGTGSNFSNLRGSGEKLSGGGRSSGLMSFLKIGDRAAGAIKSGGTTRRAAKMVVVDIDHPDIEEYINWKVKEEQKVAALVTGSKIVAKHLKAIMKACVNCEAENGACFDPNENPALKREIRAAKKSSVPENYIKRVIQFAEQGYKDLEFKTYDTDWDSEAYLTVSGQNSNNSISVKDDFLRAVESDGDWNLTARKDGKVVKTLKARTLWEQVSYAAWASADPGIHFNSTMNDWHTSPAAGSIRASNPCSEYMFLDDTACNLASLNLMQFKDAATKRIDIASYEHAVRLWTLVLEISVMMAQFPSRRIAELSYEYRTLGLGYANIGGLLMSSGIPYDSTEGRAIAGALTAIMTGVSYATSAEIASELGPFPGYAPNRDNMLRVIRNHRRAAHGQTSGYEALSVNPVALIHGDCPDADLISHATAAWDKALELGEKHGYRNAQVSVIAPTGTIGLVMDCDTTGIEPDFALVKFKKLAGGGYFKIINAAVPEALRSLGYSESQIAEIDAYAVGHGNLNQAPGVNPSTLRAKGFTDEKIEAVNGALKSAFDIKFVFNQWTLGADFLKDTLKVTDDQLSDMSFNLLEHIGFSKKDIEAANVHVCGAMTLEGAPFLKNEHLPVFDCANPCGKIGKRYLSVESHIRMMAAAQPFISGAISKTINMPNEATVEDCGAAYMLSWKLGLKANALYRDGSKLSQPLNASLIEDESDEDALEDLIQQPQAAQAVTITEKIVERVIEKVIRDREKLPNRRQGYTQKAVVGGHKVYLRTGEFGDGRLGEIFIDMHKEGAAFRAMMNNFAIAISLGLQYGVPLEEYVEAFTFTKFEPAGMVQGNDAIKSATSILDYVFRELAVSYLGRNDLAHVDTSDFGNTALGKGIQEGKTNLISTGWTRGHKPTLVSGGHAPLSEPRGAATAAPATARASNIMAFSGSAARKIEAVASEEPATSFKRDYEERATEFAEEIAEEVVTPEVTALFSDKAAADAAAAKSDAKKIEADRRMKSMMQGYTGNMCSECQNFTMVRNGTCEKCDTCGATSGCS is encoded by the coding sequence ATGCGCATCGAACGTCGTTTTACCAAGGAAGGTCAGTCGGCCTATGCGGAAATTCCCTTCCGCCAGGCGACCAGCGAAATCCGCAATCCCGACGGCTCGATCGTCTTCCGCGCGGCCGATATCGATGTCCCGGCCCAGTTCAGCCAAGTCGCGACCGACGTTCTGGCGCAGAAATATTTCCGCAAGGCCGGCGTGCCTGCGCGCCTGAAGAAGGTCGAGGAGAACAATGTTCCGTCGTGGCTGTGGCGCTCGGTGGCGGATGAAAAGGCGCTGAAGGCGCTGCCCGAGGGCGAGCGCTATGGCGCGGAGACCGATGCGCGTCAGGTCTTCGATCGTCTGGCCGGCACCTGGACCTATTGGGGCTGGAAGGGCAAGTATTTCACCTCTGAAGAAGATGCGCTGGCCTTCCGCGACGAGCTTGCCTACATGCTCGCAACCCAGCGCGTTGCCCCGAATTCCCCACAGTGGTTCAACACGGGTCTTCACTGGGCCTATGGCATTGACGGCCCCGGCCAGGGCCATTTCTATGTCGACCCCTTCACCGGCAAGCTGACGCAGTCGAAGTCTGCTTACGAACATCCGCAGCCGCATGCCTGCTTCATCCAGTCCGTCGAGGACGATCTGGTCAACGAAGGCGGCATCATGGACCTTTGGGTGCGTGAAGCCCGTCTCTTCAAGTACGGCTCCGGCACCGGCTCCAACTTCTCCAATCTCCGCGGTTCGGGCGAAAAGCTCTCCGGCGGCGGCCGTTCCTCCGGCCTCATGTCTTTCCTCAAGATCGGCGACCGCGCAGCCGGCGCCATCAAGTCGGGCGGCACGACGCGCCGCGCCGCCAAGATGGTCGTGGTCGATATCGACCACCCGGATATCGAGGAATATATCAACTGGAAGGTCAAGGAAGAGCAGAAGGTTGCCGCCCTTGTGACCGGCTCGAAGATCGTCGCCAAGCACCTCAAGGCGATCATGAAGGCCTGCGTCAATTGCGAGGCCGAGAACGGCGCCTGCTTCGACCCGAACGAGAACCCGGCGCTCAAGCGCGAAATCCGCGCCGCCAAGAAGTCCTCCGTTCCGGAAAACTACATCAAGCGCGTCATCCAATTCGCCGAACAGGGCTACAAGGATCTCGAATTCAAGACCTATGACACGGACTGGGATTCGGAAGCCTATCTCACCGTCTCCGGCCAGAACTCCAACAACTCAATCTCGGTCAAGGACGACTTCCTGCGCGCCGTGGAAAGCGATGGCGACTGGAACCTGACCGCCCGCAAGGACGGCAAGGTTGTCAAGACGCTGAAGGCCCGCACCCTTTGGGAACAGGTCTCCTATGCCGCATGGGCCTCTGCCGATCCGGGCATCCACTTCAACTCGACGATGAACGACTGGCACACCTCGCCGGCCGCGGGCTCGATCCGGGCCTCGAACCCGTGCTCGGAATACATGTTCCTCGACGACACGGCCTGCAACCTGGCCTCGCTGAACCTGATGCAGTTCAAGGACGCCGCCACGAAGCGGATCGACATTGCTTCCTACGAGCATGCCGTTCGCCTCTGGACACTCGTCCTCGAAATCTCGGTCATGATGGCGCAGTTCCCGTCGCGCCGCATTGCCGAACTCTCCTACGAATACCGCACGCTCGGCCTTGGCTACGCCAATATCGGCGGCCTGCTGATGTCGTCGGGCATCCCCTATGACTCGACGGAAGGCCGCGCCATCGCGGGTGCGCTGACCGCCATCATGACCGGCGTCTCCTATGCGACGTCTGCCGAAATCGCCTCGGAACTCGGCCCCTTCCCGGGCTATGCGCCGAACCGCGACAACATGCTGCGCGTCATCCGCAACCACCGCCGCGCCGCGCATGGCCAGACCTCGGGCTATGAAGCCCTCTCGGTCAACCCGGTTGCGCTGATCCACGGCGATTGCCCGGATGCGGACCTGATCAGCCATGCCACCGCTGCCTGGGACAAGGCGCTGGAGCTCGGCGAAAAGCACGGCTACCGCAACGCCCAGGTCTCGGTCATTGCCCCCACTGGCACGATCGGCCTCGTCATGGATTGCGACACGACCGGCATCGAGCCCGACTTCGCCCTCGTGAAGTTCAAGAAGCTCGCCGGCGGCGGCTATTTCAAGATCATCAACGCTGCTGTTCCCGAAGCGCTGCGCTCGCTCGGCTATTCCGAAAGCCAGATCGCCGAAATCGACGCCTATGCGGTGGGCCATGGCAACCTGAATCAGGCGCCCGGCGTCAACCCCTCGACGCTGCGCGCCAAGGGCTTCACGGATGAGAAGATCGAGGCCGTCAACGGCGCGCTGAAGTCTGCCTTCGACATCAAGTTCGTCTTCAACCAGTGGACGCTCGGCGCCGACTTCCTGAAGGACACGCTGAAGGTCACCGACGACCAGCTCTCCGACATGAGCTTCAACCTGCTCGAACATATCGGCTTCTCCAAGAAGGATATCGAAGCAGCCAACGTCCATGTCTGCGGCGCGATGACGCTGGAAGGCGCACCGTTCCTCAAGAACGAGCACCTGCCCGTCTTCGATTGCGCCAACCCCTGCGGCAAGATCGGCAAACGCTACCTGTCGGTCGAAAGCCACATCCGCATGATGGCGGCTGCCCAGCCCTTCATCTCGGGCGCGATCTCCAAGACGATCAACATGCCGAACGAGGCAACCGTTGAGGATTGCGGCGCGGCCTACATGCTCTCCTGGAAGCTCGGCCTCAAGGCCAACGCGCTTTACCGCGACGGCTCCAAGCTCTCCCAGCCGCTCAACGCCTCGCTGATCGAGGACGAGAGCGACGAGGATGCGCTGGAGGACCTGATCCAGCAGCCGCAGGCCGCCCAGGCCGTCACGATCACCGAGAAGATCGTCGAGCGCGTCATCGAGAAGGTGATCCGCGACCGCGAAAAGCTGCCGAACCGCCGCCAGGGCTACACCCAGAAGGCCGTCGTCGGCGGTCACAAGGTCTATCTGCGCACCGGCGAATTCGGCGACGGCCGTCTCGGCGAAATCTTCATCGACATGCACAAGGAAGGCGCTGCCTTCCGTGCGATGATGAACAACTTCGCCATCGCGATCTCGCTCGGCCTGCAATATGGCGTGCCGCTGGAAGAATATGTGGAGGCCTTCACCTTCACCAAGTTCGAGCCGGCCGGCATGGTTCAGGGCAATGACGCGATCAAGTCGGCGACCTCCATCCTCGACTACGTGTTCCGCGAGCTCGCCGTCTCCTATCTCGGCCGCAACGATCTTGCCCATGTCGACACGTCCGACTTCGGCAACACCGCGCTCGGCAAGGGCATCCAGGAGGGCAAGACCAACCTGATCTCGACCGGCTGGACCCGCGGCCACAAGCCGACCCTCGTCTCGGGCGGCCATGCGCCGCTCTCCGAGCCGCGGGGTGCGGCAACGGCGGCTCCTGCGACCGCCCGCGCATCCAACATCATGGCCTTCTCCGGCTCGGCCGCCCGCAAGATCGAAGCGGTCGCCTCGGAAGAGCCCGCCACCAGCTTCAAGCGTGACTACGAGGAACGCGCCACCGAATTCGCCGAGGAAATCGCCGAAGAGGTCGTAACCCCCGAAGTCACCGCCCTCTTCTCCGACAAGGCCGCAGCCGATGCCGCCGCCGCCAAGTCGGACGCCAAGAAGATCGAAGCCGACCGCCGCATGAAGTCGATGATGCAGGGCTACACGGGCAACATGTGCTCCGAATGCCAGAACTTCACGATGGTGCGGAATGGCACCTGCGAGAAGTGCGATACTTGTGGCGCGACGAGCGGGTGCTCTTGA
- a CDS encoding amino acid/amide ABC transporter substrate-binding protein, HAAT family (TC 3.A.1.4.-), which produces MTLKTLTATLVATLAFAPLAHADITIGLIAPLTGPVAAYGEQVKNGAEVAVEEINKKGGILGEKVVLKLADDGGEPKQGVSAANQLVGEGVHFVVGPVTSGVAIPVSDVLADNGIVMVTPTATAPDLTKRDLTNVFRTCGRDDQQAEVAAQYVLSHFKDKRIAIVNDKGAYGKGLADAFKATLNAAGVKEVLDEAITPGDKDFSALTTRIKAEKIDVIYFGGYHPEGGLLVRQLHDLSINAQLIGGDGLSNTEFWSIGTKAAAGTLFTNASDATKSPDAKTAMDALAAKNIPAEAFTLNAYAAVEVLKAGIEKAGKADDADAVATALHSGEPVSTAIGKLTYGKTGDLTSKSFSLYKWEDGKIVAAE; this is translated from the coding sequence ATGACATTGAAGACTTTGACCGCGACGCTCGTCGCCACGCTTGCGTTCGCGCCTCTGGCGCATGCCGACATCACCATCGGCCTCATCGCGCCGCTGACAGGCCCCGTCGCCGCCTATGGCGAGCAGGTGAAGAACGGCGCGGAGGTCGCCGTCGAGGAGATCAACAAGAAGGGTGGCATCCTGGGCGAAAAGGTCGTCCTCAAGCTGGCAGATGATGGCGGCGAGCCGAAACAGGGCGTATCGGCCGCCAACCAGCTGGTCGGCGAAGGCGTGCACTTCGTGGTCGGCCCCGTGACCTCCGGCGTCGCCATTCCCGTCTCCGATGTTCTGGCCGACAACGGCATCGTCATGGTTACGCCGACGGCAACCGCCCCGGACCTGACCAAGCGCGACCTCACCAACGTCTTCCGCACCTGCGGTCGCGACGATCAGCAGGCGGAAGTCGCCGCCCAATATGTGCTCTCCCATTTCAAGGACAAGCGGATTGCCATCGTCAATGACAAGGGCGCATACGGCAAGGGCCTGGCGGATGCCTTCAAGGCGACGCTCAATGCGGCTGGCGTGAAGGAAGTTCTCGACGAAGCCATCACACCCGGCGACAAGGATTTCAGTGCCTTGACCACCCGTATCAAGGCAGAGAAGATCGATGTCATCTATTTCGGCGGTTACCATCCGGAGGGAGGCCTGCTGGTGCGCCAGCTGCACGATCTTTCGATCAATGCGCAGCTGATCGGCGGCGACGGCCTCTCCAATACCGAATTCTGGTCGATCGGCACGAAGGCTGCAGCCGGCACACTGTTCACCAATGCCTCCGACGCCACCAAGAGCCCGGACGCCAAGACCGCCATGGACGCCCTGGCCGCCAAGAACATTCCGGCCGAAGCTTTCACGCTCAATGCCTATGCCGCCGTGGAAGTTCTGAAGGCCGGCATTGAAAAGGCCGGCAAGGCAGATGACGCGGATGCCGTCGCAACGGCGCTGCACAGCGGCGAGCCGGTCTCGACCGCCATCGGCAAGCTCACCTACGGCAAGACCGGCGACCTCACCTCCAAGAGCTTCTCGCTCTACAAGTGGGAAGACGGCAAGATCGTTGCCGCCGAGTAA
- a CDS encoding xanthine phosphoribosyltransferase translates to MSLPEKAFPVSWDQFHRDARALAWRLAGSGQEFRAIVCITRGGLVPAAIISRELNIRLIDTVCIASYHDYVNQGDMNLLKGIASDLLTEDGAGVLVVDDLTDTGKTALEVRAMLPKAHFACVYAKPKGVPTIDTFVTEVSQDTWIYFPWDMGFTYQEPIAKGHKG, encoded by the coding sequence ATGTCCCTGCCCGAAAAAGCCTTTCCCGTCTCCTGGGACCAGTTTCATCGCGACGCGCGCGCGCTCGCCTGGCGGCTGGCCGGGTCCGGCCAGGAATTCCGCGCCATCGTGTGCATCACGCGCGGCGGCCTGGTGCCGGCGGCGATCATCTCGCGCGAACTGAACATCCGCCTTATCGACACGGTCTGCATCGCCTCCTACCACGACTATGTGAACCAGGGCGACATGAACCTCCTCAAGGGCATTGCCAGCGACCTGCTCACGGAAGATGGCGCCGGCGTTCTCGTCGTCGACGACCTGACCGATACCGGCAAGACGGCGCTGGAAGTCCGCGCCATGCTGCCCAAGGCGCATTTCGCCTGCGTCTACGCCAAGCCCAAGGGCGTGCCGACCATCGACACCTTTGTCACCGAAGTCAGCCAGGACACCTGGATCTACTTCCCCTGGGACATGGGCTTCACCTACCAGGAGCCGATCGCAAAGGGCCACAAGGGCTAA
- a CDS encoding Nucleotide-binding universal stress protein, UspA family, which produces MSIKTILAVLNSPEAADSVIETGVALANKYDAHLIAVYAEAPEQVFIYAPMEIPDPSAIMALQEAAEQRAATIQAKFTAITEREGVSHEWRKFRGAGGYSSAGVVDSARSADLVLCAQFDENTSSAQRADIEVLIFECGRPVIMVPYIQTAPKPIERVLIAWNGSREAARAVFDAMPFLLAAKEVEIFSVDARNDMNQSADFAGSELGVTLARHGIKVNANNVESGGKPIGAVIENRASDFSADLLVMGAYTHSRIRERIFGGATKTLLGSMTTLTLMSR; this is translated from the coding sequence ATGTCGATCAAAACCATTCTTGCCGTTCTCAACTCCCCCGAGGCTGCCGACAGTGTCATCGAGACGGGTGTCGCGTTGGCCAACAAATATGACGCCCATCTGATCGCCGTCTACGCGGAAGCGCCGGAACAGGTCTTCATCTACGCGCCCATGGAAATCCCGGATCCCTCCGCCATCATGGCGCTGCAGGAGGCCGCCGAACAGCGCGCGGCCACCATCCAGGCAAAGTTCACCGCCATCACCGAGCGCGAAGGTGTCTCTCACGAATGGCGCAAGTTCCGCGGCGCGGGCGGCTATTCGTCCGCAGGCGTCGTCGACAGCGCCCGCAGCGCCGACCTGGTGCTCTGCGCCCAGTTCGATGAGAACACCTCCTCGGCCCAGCGCGCGGATATCGAAGTCCTGATCTTCGAATGCGGCCGCCCGGTCATCATGGTCCCCTATATCCAGACAGCGCCGAAGCCGATCGAACGTGTGCTGATCGCCTGGAACGGCTCGCGCGAGGCCGCCCGCGCCGTCTTCGACGCCATGCCCTTCCTGCTGGCCGCCAAGGAAGTCGAAATCTTCTCCGTCGATGCCCGCAACGACATGAACCAGTCGGCCGATTTCGCCGGCTCCGAACTCGGCGTCACGCTTGCCCGACACGGCATCAAGGTCAACGCCAACAATGTCGAGTCCGGCGGCAAACCGATCGGCGCCGTCATTGAAAACCGCGCCTCGGACTTTTCGGCAGACCTGCTTGTCATGGGCGCCTACACCCATTCGCGAATCCGCGAACGCATCTTCGGCGGGGCAACCAAGACGTTGCTGGGCTCCATGACGACGCTCACTCTCATGTCGCGCTGA
- a CDS encoding molybdenum cofactor synthesis domain-containing protein, translating to MTQHKIVTAAMLAIGDELLSGRTKDKNIGYLAENLTLSGIDLKEVRIVADDQDAIVAAVNALRAKYDLVFTSGGIGPTHDDITADAISVAFGLPCLHDPAAMRLLGDMYARRGLEFNEARQRMARMPEGARHIENAVSTAPGFIVENVHVMAGVPSVFQAMLGWLLPQLPTGAAVMSRTVVSPFGEGEIGKPLAEVQKTHPETSIGSYPKFDGKGFYTEIVVRARDEAVLQSAVSDVEAMLDAVRQAREPA from the coding sequence TTGACCCAGCATAAAATCGTCACAGCCGCCATGCTCGCCATTGGCGACGAACTTCTCTCGGGCCGCACCAAGGACAAGAATATCGGCTATCTCGCCGAAAACCTCACCCTTTCCGGCATTGACCTGAAGGAGGTGCGCATCGTCGCCGATGATCAGGATGCGATTGTCGCCGCCGTCAATGCGCTGAGGGCAAAATACGATCTCGTCTTCACCTCAGGTGGCATCGGCCCGACTCATGACGACATCACGGCAGATGCCATCTCCGTTGCCTTCGGCCTGCCCTGCCTTCACGATCCGGCAGCCATGCGGCTACTGGGGGACATGTATGCGCGGCGCGGCCTTGAATTCAACGAGGCGCGCCAGCGCATGGCCCGCATGCCCGAGGGCGCACGGCATATCGAAAATGCGGTTTCCACCGCGCCCGGCTTCATCGTTGAGAACGTCCATGTCATGGCCGGCGTTCCCTCCGTCTTCCAGGCAATGCTGGGATGGCTGCTGCCGCAATTGCCAACGGGCGCTGCAGTCATGAGCCGCACTGTGGTCTCGCCCTTCGGCGAAGGCGAAATCGGCAAGCCCCTCGCCGAGGTGCAGAAGACCCACCCCGAGACATCCATCGGCTCCTACCCGAAATTTGACGGAAAAGGTTTCTACACCGAGATCGTCGTCAGAGCGCGCGACGAGGCGGTGCTCCAATCGGCCGTATCGGATGTCGAGGCCATGCTTGATGCAGTGCGTCAGGCCCGCGAGCCCGCCTGA